Proteins co-encoded in one Flavobacteriaceae bacterium MAR_2009_75 genomic window:
- a CDS encoding arylsulfatase A-like enzyme, protein MRKKIFITPVIAILFLLGACNSHKKTEKSNEPKKPNVLLIAVDDLNDWIGVLGGHPQAITPNMDRLASRGVLFTNAQCQAPVCNPSRASIMTSLYPSTSGIYFLNPDIADSPVAKENIVMPKRFQMEGYNVFGAGKLLHNGEGINETHIPNYAGQFGGFGPMPKEKIRTFPGHPLWDWGVYPESDDQMPDYKIAGWAEEQLTAKRNQPFWMGVGYYRPHVPQFVPQKWFDMYPLESLELPKTISGDLKDISSYGSDITRLEHVSPTHEWVLNNDEWKPLVQSYLACVSFVDEQVGRVLTALDEGAYGENTYVVLFSDHGFHVGEKERHAKRSLWEDGTRVPLIIMGPGIPEGKVCKKPVQLLDIYPTLLELCSLEPDSSHEGNSLIPLLQNTEIDWPHYSRTSFGPGNYAMVSENYRFIQYNDGSEEFYDHTKDAEEWHNEINNQVYSEIIEMHRAEIPKVRHKILGKESTGHLSYMASEKNKKTRK, encoded by the coding sequence ATGAGAAAGAAAATATTTATCACACCAGTTATCGCCATTTTGTTTTTGCTAGGGGCATGCAATTCACATAAGAAGACTGAAAAGTCAAATGAGCCTAAAAAACCAAATGTCTTGCTTATTGCCGTGGATGATCTCAACGATTGGATTGGAGTTTTGGGAGGGCATCCTCAAGCTATAACACCTAATATGGATCGACTGGCAAGTCGTGGCGTTCTTTTTACTAATGCCCAGTGTCAGGCACCTGTTTGCAATCCATCACGTGCAAGTATTATGACCTCTTTATACCCAAGTACTTCAGGTATATATTTTTTAAATCCTGATATTGCCGATTCTCCAGTGGCTAAAGAGAATATCGTGATGCCAAAACGATTTCAAATGGAAGGCTACAATGTCTTTGGGGCGGGAAAACTACTTCATAATGGAGAAGGAATCAATGAAACCCACATTCCAAATTATGCAGGGCAATTTGGAGGATTTGGCCCAATGCCCAAAGAAAAAATAAGGACATTTCCCGGACATCCGCTCTGGGATTGGGGCGTTTATCCGGAAAGCGATGACCAAATGCCTGATTATAAAATTGCGGGTTGGGCCGAGGAACAACTGACTGCGAAACGCAATCAACCGTTCTGGATGGGCGTTGGTTATTACCGCCCACACGTGCCGCAATTTGTCCCACAAAAATGGTTTGATATGTACCCCTTGGAATCACTTGAGCTTCCAAAAACCATATCGGGAGATTTGAAGGATATATCATCCTATGGTTCAGATATTACTCGGTTAGAGCATGTATCCCCCACCCACGAATGGGTTTTGAACAATGATGAATGGAAGCCTCTAGTGCAATCTTATCTGGCTTGCGTAAGCTTTGTGGATGAACAGGTAGGGCGCGTTCTCACTGCGTTGGATGAAGGGGCTTATGGAGAAAATACGTATGTAGTTCTGTTCAGCGACCATGGGTTCCATGTCGGTGAAAAAGAACGTCACGCCAAACGTAGCCTTTGGGAAGACGGCACACGGGTTCCCTTGATCATCATGGGGCCAGGCATTCCCGAAGGGAAAGTATGCAAGAAACCCGTTCAGTTATTGGATATTTATCCCACATTACTGGAGTTGTGCAGCCTTGAACCAGATTCAAGCCATGAAGGAAATTCACTGATTCCCTTACTACAAAATACTGAAATTGATTGGCCGCATTACTCAAGAACCAGTTTTGGTCCCGGCAATTACGCCATGGTATCGGAAAACTATCGCTTTATTCAATATAATGATGGTTCCGAAGAATTTTATGACCACACCAAAGATGCCGAAGAGTGGCATAATGAAATCAACAATCAAGTCTACAGCGAAATAATTGAAATGCATAGGGCAGAAATCCCCAAAGTGCGCCATAAAATCCTTGGAAAGGAGTCAACTGGCCACCTATCCTATATGGCTTCCGAAAAGAACAAAAAGACTAGAAAATAG
- a CDS encoding arylsulfatase A-like enzyme yields MKKGLFLFVLAAIIAQVSCKNQSSKIPQHKNKPNLLIVLSDQHSYDMLGAYGNNQVITPNLDHFASEGIRFDMAFSNQPVCTPFRGMLLSGMHPLKNGAFVNDKPLLPNKTELLAEVLKANGYQTAYVGKWHLLGGNRERPIPSEMRYGFDTVLTNNCHVDFRPGKAFFWNAEGNKEYFDKWEVYGQTDQAMQLLDNFNKDKPFALIVSWHPPHDWGKFEGDDGKMHYRYDTLEELMELYERDSIQVRPDLKSSPDRRRMYHGHMAMISGVDRAFGQLMDKLDKIGATENTLTIFSADHGDMLESFGARLPKQYPHDYSARIPLMMRYPQKLKKGATTSLLIGTLDFMPTILGLMDIETQQDYDGVNLATAILNGDEHAQQFIPTWVYRTGDNTNEDWRGVVTKDFSFAYGGADEPDMSSLSNVLFDRKNDPYQSNNLFWDTNYAQVKDSLILLTQKWMKEYEDTFYTASDFKRVEPKEGWAQNRVKSPFELFRENRKGGDLP; encoded by the coding sequence ATGAAAAAAGGATTGTTTTTGTTTGTTTTGGCAGCTATTATTGCTCAAGTTTCATGTAAAAACCAATCAAGTAAAATCCCCCAACATAAGAATAAACCCAATCTCTTGATTGTACTTTCCGATCAACATAGTTATGATATGCTTGGTGCTTATGGGAACAACCAGGTGATTACGCCAAATCTGGACCATTTTGCCTCGGAAGGTATCCGCTTTGACATGGCCTTTTCCAACCAGCCTGTTTGTACGCCCTTTAGAGGGATGTTGCTCAGTGGCATGCACCCTTTGAAGAATGGTGCTTTTGTTAACGACAAACCTTTGCTGCCCAATAAGACTGAATTACTTGCCGAAGTATTGAAAGCCAATGGATACCAGACTGCCTATGTTGGAAAGTGGCACCTGCTAGGTGGAAATCGCGAAAGGCCCATACCCAGCGAAATGCGCTATGGTTTTGATACTGTACTTACCAATAATTGCCATGTGGATTTTAGGCCCGGAAAAGCATTTTTTTGGAATGCTGAGGGAAACAAGGAATATTTTGACAAGTGGGAGGTTTATGGACAAACGGATCAGGCAATGCAATTGTTGGATAATTTTAATAAGGATAAACCCTTTGCCCTAATTGTCTCCTGGCATCCACCCCATGATTGGGGAAAGTTCGAAGGGGATGACGGGAAAATGCATTACCGGTATGATACTTTAGAAGAACTCATGGAGCTCTATGAAAGGGATTCGATTCAAGTTAGGCCAGATTTGAAGTCCTCACCAGATAGAAGGCGCATGTACCATGGTCATATGGCAATGATTTCAGGTGTTGATAGGGCGTTTGGCCAACTTATGGACAAGCTCGATAAAATTGGGGCGACAGAGAATACGTTGACCATATTTTCCGCAGACCATGGTGATATGTTGGAATCTTTCGGAGCGCGCCTTCCCAAACAATACCCTCATGATTATTCTGCCCGTATACCATTGATGATGCGATATCCCCAAAAACTTAAAAAAGGGGCTACAACCAGTTTGCTGATAGGCACCTTGGATTTTATGCCTACCATTCTAGGTTTAATGGACATTGAGACCCAACAAGACTATGACGGTGTAAACCTTGCAACCGCTATTCTAAATGGGGACGAGCATGCACAGCAGTTTATACCCACGTGGGTATATAGGACGGGGGATAACACAAATGAGGATTGGCGAGGCGTGGTCACCAAAGATTTCTCTTTTGCATATGGTGGTGCGGATGAGCCGGATATGTCTTCGTTATCCAACGTGCTTTTTGATAGAAAGAATGATCCGTACCAAAGCAACAATCTTTTCTGGGATACAAATTACGCTCAGGTCAAGGACAGCCTAATACTGCTGACCCAGAAATGGATGAAGGAGTATGAAGACACCTTTTACACAGCGAGTGATTTCAAAAGGGTAGAACCCAAGGAAGGCTGGGCTCAAAATCGGGTTAAAAGCCCGTTTGAATTGTTTCGGGAAAATCGCAAAGGAGGTGACCTTCCTTAG
- a CDS encoding alpha-L-rhamnosidase has protein sequence MFGRHLLVALLIQLCASSCEKQTDVSILHVVDLCSLCDVPLSFSWDVQSPTKNEQKAYQIVVYSEPENMSNAIFDSGKIESEQQLHIPYSGNSLKGGIRYYSKVRIWDKNNKISDWSKESVIIARLNHSKDWKAKWITYNYAKDSALPLFRKEFQLDIEKEIDYARLYVAAPGFFEAYLNGEKIGDHVLDPAQTNYEDYTFYTGLNIAKEQLEELNVLGIMLGNGWYNQNVVWNDSMIYGQPVFSAELEVYFKDGSKKIIISDNSWKWKPGPITFSNIYAGEFYDSRKEADDWFAYTPNTSWENALIGIEHPTKLVEQFAEPIKVMDSIYPKAIISQPDGTYIFDFGQNFTGWNRLKIDGEPGQEITIRMAEELSEDGRMDFRSTGVSATKVIQTEKYICKGGDSLEIWEPRFTYHGFRYAEVGGLDKTPTKDLLTGMVIYSAMENTGKLNTSESNVNKLHELTVHTLRGNLQGIPTDCPHREKCGWTGDSHAMAKTLMYNYNAKKFLTKYLFDMRSSGREEKKELYFGTDFHDRSMVTKPKGITTMIAPGRRTSGTASPDWGTAVVQIPWYLYVHYGDDSVLKEFYNDMKIWVDFVHSKKEDGIIVHGLGDWCPPGGNVNIDCPVPISSTAFHILDVDILSKTAKILGFSSDEIKYTQMKNELSEAFNNAFLDKGTLSYGSQTANCLALDIGIVPKSYRKDVAASIVLDSHENYNGFINTGIFGIARIFKVLSENGLEKEAYDLLVKKGNNSFEPMWDHYNATTLWEVLPTTIDETGSDIFETLAKKSHSHPMQGGFDAWFFSGIAGINPTIEDPGFKSIVFKPYLTQYIENSDISYKSAFGTIKSRWTHQKDAFIWNVTIPNNCNGSIYVPNYGKAVYITNNGKPVDDITNENGFSYIGDFGSGTYNIVVKNRVSG, from the coding sequence ATGTTCGGTAGGCATTTGTTGGTTGCACTTTTAATACAACTATGCGCTTCAAGTTGCGAAAAACAAACTGATGTATCGATTTTGCACGTTGTTGATTTGTGCAGCCTTTGTGATGTACCACTTTCATTTAGTTGGGATGTACAATCGCCTACTAAAAATGAACAAAAGGCATATCAAATTGTTGTGTATTCTGAACCGGAAAATATGTCAAATGCGATTTTTGATTCTGGGAAGATAGAAAGTGAGCAGCAACTTCATATACCCTATTCTGGAAATTCTTTGAAAGGGGGTATAAGGTATTACTCCAAGGTCCGGATATGGGACAAAAACAATAAAATTTCAGATTGGAGCAAGGAAAGTGTGATAATAGCACGGCTCAACCACTCCAAGGATTGGAAGGCGAAATGGATTACCTATAATTATGCAAAAGATTCGGCTTTGCCTCTTTTTCGAAAGGAGTTTCAATTGGATATTGAAAAAGAAATAGATTATGCAAGACTTTATGTGGCTGCCCCCGGTTTTTTTGAGGCGTATTTGAATGGAGAAAAAATTGGGGATCATGTATTGGACCCAGCACAGACAAACTATGAAGATTACACCTTTTATACGGGTCTGAATATTGCCAAGGAACAACTTGAAGAACTAAACGTTTTGGGGATTATGTTGGGCAATGGTTGGTACAATCAGAATGTAGTTTGGAACGACTCCATGATTTATGGGCAACCTGTGTTTTCAGCAGAGCTTGAAGTTTATTTTAAAGATGGTTCAAAAAAAATTATCATTTCGGATAATTCATGGAAATGGAAACCAGGACCTATTACTTTTTCAAATATATACGCTGGAGAATTTTACGATTCCCGTAAAGAAGCTGACGATTGGTTTGCATACACTCCCAACACATCATGGGAAAATGCCCTTATTGGTATAGAGCATCCTACCAAGTTAGTTGAACAATTTGCGGAACCCATAAAAGTTATGGATTCCATCTATCCAAAAGCAATAATCTCGCAGCCTGATGGTACCTATATTTTTGATTTTGGTCAAAATTTTACCGGATGGAACCGATTAAAAATCGACGGGGAGCCGGGACAGGAGATAACCATTCGGATGGCAGAAGAATTGAGTGAAGATGGACGAATGGATTTTAGATCTACTGGGGTAAGTGCTACCAAGGTAATTCAGACGGAAAAATACATATGTAAGGGTGGCGATTCCTTGGAAATTTGGGAACCCCGTTTTACATATCATGGTTTCAGATATGCTGAAGTTGGAGGATTGGATAAAACTCCAACAAAAGACTTGTTGACTGGAATGGTAATTTATTCAGCCATGGAAAATACCGGTAAACTGAATACCTCAGAATCAAATGTCAATAAATTACATGAATTAACTGTACACACGCTAAGGGGCAATCTACAGGGTATCCCTACGGACTGTCCCCATCGCGAAAAATGTGGTTGGACAGGAGACTCACATGCCATGGCAAAAACCTTGATGTATAATTACAACGCCAAGAAGTTCTTGACCAAATATTTATTTGATATGCGTTCTTCTGGCCGTGAAGAAAAAAAGGAACTTTACTTTGGAACTGACTTTCACGACAGGAGCATGGTTACAAAACCAAAAGGTATTACAACCATGATAGCCCCAGGAAGAAGGACTAGTGGAACAGCAAGCCCGGACTGGGGCACCGCCGTAGTTCAAATTCCATGGTATTTGTATGTGCACTATGGCGATGATAGTGTTTTAAAAGAGTTTTACAATGATATGAAAATTTGGGTGGATTTTGTCCATTCCAAAAAGGAGGACGGTATTATTGTTCACGGACTTGGAGATTGGTGTCCGCCAGGAGGCAATGTAAATATTGATTGCCCTGTTCCTATAAGCTCCACGGCGTTTCACATTTTGGATGTTGATATTTTAAGTAAAACGGCAAAAATTCTGGGATTCTCTTCGGATGAAATAAAGTACACCCAAATGAAAAATGAACTTTCCGAAGCTTTTAATAATGCTTTTCTCGACAAAGGCACGCTTTCCTATGGTAGCCAGACGGCTAATTGTTTAGCGCTGGACATTGGTATAGTGCCAAAATCATATCGAAAAGATGTTGCCGCCAGTATTGTTTTGGATAGTCATGAAAATTATAATGGCTTTATTAATACGGGCATTTTTGGGATTGCAAGAATTTTTAAAGTACTTTCTGAAAATGGACTTGAGAAGGAGGCATATGACCTACTGGTGAAAAAGGGAAATAACAGCTTTGAACCCATGTGGGATCACTACAACGCAACAACCCTTTGGGAGGTGCTTCCAACAACTATTGATGAAACAGGTTCAGATATTTTTGAAACGCTTGCTAAAAAAAGTCATAGTCACCCCATGCAAGGAGGTTTTGATGCTTGGTTTTTCTCAGGAATCGCAGGTATCAATCCAACAATTGAAGATCCAGGTTTCAAAAGCATTGTATTCAAACCATATTTGACCCAATACATTGAAAATTCTGATATTTCTTATAAATCTGCGTTTGGAACCATAAAAAGTAGGTGGACTCATCAAAAAGATGCCTTCATATGGAACGTTACAATCCCAAATAATTGTAATGGGAGCATTTATGTGCCAAATTATGGTAAAGCCGTTTATATAACCAACAATGGAAAGCCAGTTGATGACATAACAAATGAAAATGGATTTTCATATATAGGAGATTTTGGTTCTGGCACTTATAACATTGTCGTAAAGAATAGGGTTTCAGGATAA
- a CDS encoding alpha-L-rhamnosidase yields the protein MKLTQNTFSCLIIKIAILCFGFNHITANTLPQEDLLNPKELRVEYLENPMGITVLSPRFSWLLEGNGRNRSQLAYQILVSSSKKMLEEDQGNIWDSGKVSSYETNQVVFAGDELISNTDYFWKVKIWDESNQESEWSEPGHWSMGLLNFSDWHGQFISHDVGYDTTDKYDSLYLPPARYLRKSFQITKKIKRATVYSTALGLYELRLNGEKVGDDYFAPGWTDYDERLYYQTYDITHSIKQGDNAIGAVIADGWYAGYIGYALLVRLDKVREFYGVNPSFMGQLHIQYEDGTEEVLATDSTWKSNEGPVREADILMGEKYDARLEHSGWDTPGYDDQGWKTPKVYTYPDGKLEAHPSSLIKNIERLRPVKMSEPEPGTYIFDLGKNFAGIAELKVEGPAGTEVRLRFGEILKQDGNIQTENLRLARATDTYILKGEGVEVWQPKFTYHGFQYVEVTGYPGKPSLDAITGIVLSSIKTDASTFKTSNEMNNTLYENIKTTQEANFFDIPTDCPQRDERLGWTGDAQTYMRSATYNADVASFMTKFLVDLDDAQRWYGAYPNFAPFPYSRPDQYSPAWMDAGIIIPYNMYKVYNDKRILEFMYNGMEKFMEFQADASTNFIRPGGGNNWGDWLAVDEETSKGYIGASFYGYDAKLMAEIAEVLGRKQDAQKYRDLFENIKKAFSEKYILPDGRTTEDTQTTYALALYFDLFPENLAEKGAARLAEKIEKNSFKFSSGFLGTKHVMLALSKYGYHDLAYKLFKQTEYPSWGYSVENGSTSIWERWNSYTKNDGENSDLNAKMNSFSHYAFGSVAEWMFLHAAGIGTEDGGYRNIRIKPDISKEVDFINGSYKSINGTITSSWKWQGNKVIMTVNIPVNTKAKVHIPIENISDLREGNKKIAKVPSIKVVTTNEKEAILEIGSGTYSFSFKYAP from the coding sequence ATGAAATTGACACAGAATACATTTTCATGTTTAATCATTAAGATAGCAATACTTTGCTTTGGGTTCAACCACATAACTGCGAACACTTTGCCACAAGAAGACTTGCTTAATCCAAAAGAACTTCGCGTAGAATATTTGGAAAACCCAATGGGTATTACAGTACTAAGCCCCAGGTTCAGTTGGCTTCTTGAAGGAAATGGGAGAAATAGATCCCAATTGGCCTATCAAATTCTTGTTTCATCTTCAAAGAAAATGTTGGAAGAGGACCAAGGCAATATTTGGGATAGTGGAAAAGTAAGTTCATATGAAACGAACCAAGTAGTCTTTGCGGGAGATGAACTTATTTCAAATACCGACTACTTTTGGAAAGTGAAAATTTGGGACGAATCCAATCAAGAATCCGAATGGAGCGAACCTGGTCACTGGTCTATGGGCCTTCTTAATTTTTCCGATTGGCATGGACAGTTCATCAGTCATGATGTGGGTTATGACACTACGGATAAATACGATAGCCTTTATCTTCCCCCGGCCAGATATCTCAGAAAGTCCTTTCAGATAACAAAGAAAATAAAAAGGGCGACGGTATATTCCACTGCACTTGGACTTTATGAGCTAAGGCTCAATGGCGAGAAAGTAGGCGATGATTACTTTGCACCCGGCTGGACGGATTATGACGAACGCCTGTACTACCAAACTTATGATATAACACATTCCATAAAGCAAGGGGATAATGCCATTGGTGCCGTAATCGCTGATGGATGGTATGCCGGTTATATAGGCTATGCCTTATTGGTACGGTTGGATAAGGTGCGGGAATTTTACGGGGTGAACCCCTCTTTTATGGGGCAATTGCATATTCAATACGAAGACGGTACTGAAGAAGTGTTGGCAACAGATTCAACATGGAAATCCAATGAAGGGCCCGTTCGCGAGGCGGATATTTTGATGGGGGAAAAGTACGATGCCAGATTGGAGCATTCGGGTTGGGATACTCCCGGTTATGATGACCAAGGTTGGAAAACCCCAAAGGTATACACCTATCCAGATGGAAAACTTGAGGCACACCCAAGTAGTTTAATAAAGAATATTGAGCGATTGAGACCGGTTAAAATGAGCGAACCAGAACCTGGAACTTATATTTTTGATTTAGGAAAGAATTTTGCCGGTATTGCAGAATTAAAAGTGGAAGGCCCAGCTGGGACCGAAGTTCGTTTGCGTTTTGGAGAAATTTTAAAACAAGACGGGAATATACAGACCGAGAACCTTCGCCTGGCCAGAGCTACCGACACCTATATTCTAAAAGGGGAAGGGGTCGAGGTTTGGCAGCCAAAGTTCACCTACCATGGTTTTCAATATGTTGAGGTTACAGGATATCCTGGAAAGCCCAGCTTGGACGCTATCACAGGTATAGTTTTGAGTTCTATTAAAACGGATGCCAGTACGTTCAAGACCTCCAATGAAATGAACAATACGCTATATGAGAACATAAAGACAACACAGGAGGCTAATTTTTTTGACATTCCTACGGATTGTCCCCAACGTGATGAACGTTTGGGTTGGACGGGCGACGCACAGACCTATATGCGTTCCGCGACCTACAATGCTGATGTGGCAAGTTTTATGACCAAATTCTTGGTTGATCTTGACGATGCCCAGCGCTGGTATGGAGCCTATCCAAATTTTGCGCCTTTTCCCTACTCTAGGCCCGATCAGTATTCCCCTGCATGGATGGATGCAGGCATCATCATACCCTACAACATGTACAAGGTCTATAATGACAAGCGTATATTGGAATTTATGTACAACGGCATGGAAAAGTTCATGGAGTTTCAAGCTGATGCAAGTACGAACTTTATACGACCTGGTGGAGGAAATAATTGGGGCGATTGGCTTGCGGTGGATGAAGAGACCAGTAAAGGGTACATTGGTGCATCCTTCTATGGGTATGATGCCAAGTTAATGGCAGAAATTGCAGAAGTATTGGGTCGTAAGCAAGATGCCCAAAAATACCGCGATCTGTTTGAAAATATTAAAAAGGCATTTTCTGAAAAATACATTTTGCCAGATGGCAGAACTACCGAAGATACACAGACCACCTATGCCCTTGCCCTGTATTTTGACCTATTCCCGGAAAATTTGGCGGAGAAAGGAGCAGCAAGATTGGCAGAAAAAATCGAGAAAAATAGTTTCAAATTCTCGAGTGGGTTCCTAGGGACAAAACATGTGATGTTGGCCCTATCCAAATATGGGTATCACGATTTGGCCTACAAGCTATTCAAACAAACGGAGTATCCCAGTTGGGGGTATTCAGTGGAAAATGGCAGTACTTCCATTTGGGAACGCTGGAATAGCTACACCAAAAATGATGGAGAAAATTCCGATCTAAATGCAAAGATGAATTCTTTCAGCCATTACGCTTTTGGCTCCGTAGCCGAGTGGATGTTCCTGCATGCCGCAGGTATCGGTACGGAGGATGGCGGCTATCGAAACATTCGGATAAAACCTGACATAAGCAAGGAAGTCGATTTTATAAATGGAAGTTACAAGAGCATCAATGGCACCATAACTTCATCTTGGAAATGGCAAGGGAACAAGGTTATAATGACCGTAAACATTCCAGTGAATACGAAAGCAAAAGTCCATATCCCTATTGAGAATATTTCTGATTTAAGGGAGGGAAATAAAAAAATAGCCAAAGTACCTTCAATTAAAGTTGTAACAACAAATGAAAAAGAAGCTATTTTGGAAATTGGATCAGGAACGTATTCCTTTAGCTTTAAATATGCACCCTAA
- a CDS encoding putative outer membrane starch-binding protein → MKKIIISIATTLFLFGCEPLEEVPFSFLSVENLYQNENDVDAALFGVYSTMNEGIDELWYFLATSGAGESVVVRLKGDGNQGQLSALDFQPTTAHGVWWSHFYRGINRANTVISEVSSVGLEPSVEEEKIAEARFLRAWYYFNLVKWFGGVPLQLEATKDFSDETVKKSRSSIEEVYNVIIDDLEYAESRLPESWDNPNLGRATSWAAKAYLGKVYLNMAGKPLEQNAMHAMAVSKFQEIVNDGPYSLQMNFADIFSVDNEFNSEIIFARPNIAQSGAGSVLNFFAGVPLSPFAFNGGQYQFGFTESFYNSFPDNDLRRDVTLLYSYVNTNGNTIVYNDPNNPDNARFGGYNDPKGIGFGKLLDTSGAYTNPFQHGNDFIFMRYGDILLMLAEALNESGSSSEALPFINQIRNRAGLDDVITTSQLELREIIKQERKWELAGEFTEYPDLQRWGDIEQSLQNNEDGQFFGTVYDPKLELLPIPQSQLDANENLVQNPGY, encoded by the coding sequence ATGAAAAAAATTATAATATCCATAGCGACGACCTTATTCCTTTTTGGATGTGAACCGCTTGAAGAAGTGCCTTTTTCGTTTTTATCGGTAGAAAACCTTTACCAAAACGAAAATGATGTAGATGCAGCACTTTTTGGTGTATATAGTACAATGAACGAAGGCATAGACGAACTTTGGTATTTTTTGGCTACTTCGGGTGCGGGTGAGAGTGTTGTGGTCCGTCTCAAGGGCGATGGAAACCAAGGTCAACTTTCCGCATTGGATTTTCAACCGACAACAGCACATGGTGTTTGGTGGAGCCATTTTTACAGGGGCATCAATAGGGCCAACACCGTGATTTCGGAGGTGTCTAGCGTAGGATTGGAACCAAGTGTTGAAGAGGAAAAAATAGCAGAAGCTAGATTTTTAAGGGCTTGGTACTATTTCAATCTGGTCAAATGGTTTGGCGGTGTACCACTACAACTTGAAGCGACTAAAGATTTTTCAGATGAAACTGTAAAAAAGTCTAGAAGCTCAATCGAAGAAGTATATAATGTCATTATAGATGATTTAGAATATGCAGAAAGCAGACTTCCTGAAAGTTGGGACAATCCGAACCTTGGTCGAGCTACTTCATGGGCAGCTAAGGCCTATTTAGGTAAAGTCTACCTTAATATGGCAGGCAAACCCTTAGAGCAAAATGCAATGCATGCAATGGCGGTCTCAAAATTTCAAGAAATTGTAAATGATGGACCGTATTCATTGCAGATGAATTTTGCAGATATTTTTTCAGTAGATAACGAATTTAATTCTGAAATCATTTTCGCACGGCCAAATATTGCGCAAAGTGGTGCCGGTAGCGTATTAAACTTTTTCGCAGGAGTTCCTTTGTCCCCTTTTGCATTCAATGGTGGACAATATCAATTTGGTTTTACAGAATCTTTTTATAATTCTTTTCCGGATAACGATTTGAGGAGAGACGTTACGCTATTGTATTCATACGTTAACACTAATGGTAACACGATTGTATATAACGACCCAAATAATCCGGATAATGCTCGTTTTGGGGGTTATAATGATCCAAAAGGCATTGGATTTGGTAAATTATTGGATACAAGTGGTGCATATACTAATCCGTTTCAGCATGGTAATGATTTTATATTCATGCGCTATGGTGATATTTTATTAATGCTTGCAGAAGCTCTGAACGAAAGTGGAAGTTCATCTGAGGCTTTGCCCTTTATAAACCAAATAAGGAACCGAGCAGGTTTGGATGATGTTATTACAACAAGTCAATTAGAGTTGAGGGAAATCATAAAACAAGAAAGAAAATGGGAATTGGCAGGTGAGTTTACTGAGTATCCAGATTTACAGAGATGGGGTGATATTGAACAATCGCTTCAGAATAACGAGGATGGCCAGTTTTTTGGAACGGTCTACGACCCAAAATTAGAATTGTTGCCCATTCCACAATCACAGTTGGACGCAAATGAGAATTTAGTGCAAAATCCAGGATATTAA